A stretch of the Esox lucius isolate fEsoLuc1 chromosome 2, fEsoLuc1.pri, whole genome shotgun sequence genome encodes the following:
- the acad9 gene encoding complex I assembly factor ACAD9, mitochondrial, with product MNINRLMLLSKSVKFGKSLLTSNARHAAEEVTLPHRTFKTYGRNLAYAKDLFLGKLNKAECFPYPEISNEELEEINSFVAPVEKFFAEDVDSKRIDHEAKIPPETLNGLKELGLFGIQVPEEYGGLGLSNTMYARLGEIISLDGSIAVTLAAHQAIGLKGLLIAGSEEQKAKYLPKLASGEHVAAFCLTEPGSGSDAASIQTKASLSEDGKTYLLNGSKIWISNGGFADVMTVFARTEVVGEDGVKKDKISAFIVERAFGGVTSGKPEDKLGIRGSNTCEVSFDNCPVPVENVIGEVGGGFKVAMNILNSGRFSMGSAGAGMIKKLIEMTAEYAGSRRQFGKHLSEFGMIQEKFAVMAQNAFVMESMAYLTAGMMDRPGLSDCSLEAAMVKVFSSEGGWVCVSEALQVLGGLGYTKNYPYERYLRDCRILLIFEGTNEILRMYIALTGLQYAGKVFTDKIKKMKKGNVGVVSEMLGKRLGEMFGRSRDLGLTGTDGVVHPALADSAKKLEQNVVHFGSTVESLLYRYGKTIVDEQLILKRVADILINLYAMTAVLSRSSRSISIGLRNHDHEVLLANTFCTDAFFKNNYWMTQLQKNSLENQDENIKKIARQVLEKRSYICSHPLDRTF from the exons ATGAATATCAATAGACTTATGCTTTTATCTAAATCTGTTAAGTTTGGGAAGAGTTTATTGACATCCAACGCACGACATGCTGCTGAAGAAGTCACCTTACCCCACCGAACCTTCAAAACTTATGGAAGGAATCTTGCCTACGCCAAGGACCTGTTCCTTGGCAAATTAAACAAA GCTGAGTGCTTCCCATACCCAGAGATTAGTAATGAAGAGCTGGAGGAGATCAACTCATTTGTAGCTCCAGTGGAGAAATTTTTTGCAGAGGATG TGGATTCCAAGCGTATCGACCATGAAGCCAAGATTCCTCCAGAGACTCTGAATGGACTGAAGGAACTGGGTCTGTTTGGGATTCAGGTCCCAGAGGAGTATG GTGGCCTTGGCCTGTCCAACACAATGTATGCCCGACTTGGAGAAATCATCTCTCTGGATGGTTCCATCGCTGTTACCCTAGCAGCTCACCAAGCCATAGGACTCAAG gGCCTTCTAATAGCTGGAAGTGAGGAGCAGAAGGCAAAGTATCTTCCCAAGCTTGCATCAGGAGAACATGTGGCAGCCTTCTGTCTGACAGAACCCGGCAG TGGGAGCGATGCAGCCTCCATTCAGACCAAAGCCTCCCTTTCAGAAGACGGGAAAACATACCTGCTCAATGGGTCAAAG ATCTGGATCTCTAATGGTGGATTTGCAGACGTGATGACAGTGTTTGCTCGTACAGAGGTAGTTGGAGAGGATGGAGTGAAGAAAGATAAAATCAGTGCCTTCATTGTAGAGCGAGCCTTCGGAGGGGTCACAAGCGGAAAACCTGAAGACAAACTGGGCATCAGAGGATCCAACA CGTGTGAGGTATCCTTTGACAACTGTCCCGTCCCAGTGGAGAATGTGATCGGGGAAGTAGGAGGAGGCTTCAAG GTTGCAATGAACATCCTCAATTCTGGCAGGTTCAGTATGGGCAGCGCTGGCGCTGGAATGATCAAAAAGCTAATTG aGATGACCGCTGAGTACGCTGGCAGCAGAAGACAGTTTGGTAAACATCTCAGTGAGTTTGGGATGATCCAGGAGAAGTTTGCAGTGATGGCTCAGAATGCCTTTGTGATGGAGAGCATGGCGTACTTGACGGCTGGAATGATGGATAGACCAGGGCTCTCTGACTGTTCTCTGGAGGCTGCTATGGTCAAG gtaTTCAGCTCAGAGGGCGGCTGGGTCTGTGTGAGTGAGGCATTGCAGGTTCTGGGAGGGCTGGGCTACACTAAGAACTACCCCTACGAACGCTATCTCAGAGACTGCCGCATCCTACTCATCTTTGAG GGGACCAATGAGATCCTGCGAATGTACATAGCTCTGACTGGGTTGCAGTATGCCGGGAAAGTGTTTACAGACAAAATCAA AAAAATGAAGAAGGGGAATGTGGGCGTGGTCTCTGAGATGCTCGGCAAGAGACTTGGAGAGATGTTCGGCAGGTCGAGGGATCTGGGACTCACTGGAACTGATGGAGTGGTGCATCCTGCTCTAGCA GACAGCGCTAAGAAACTGGAGCAGaacgtggttcattttggttccACAGTGGAGAGTCTGCTCTACAGATATGGAAAG ACAATAGTGGACGAGCAACTGATTCTGAAGCGTGTTGCTGATATTCTAATCAACCTGTATGCCATGACTGCTGTCCTATCACGATCCAGCCGTTCCATCTCAATAGGCCTCAGGAACCACGACCACGAG GTGCTGCTGGCTAACACATTCTGTACCGACGCATTCTTCAAAAACAACTACTGGATGACTCAGCTGCAGAAAA ATTCCCTCGAGAACCAAGATGAGAACATCAAGAAGATTGCCCGACAGGTTCTTGAGAAGAGGTCCTATATCTGTTCCCATCCTTTGGACAGAACCTTCTAA